One window of Dermacentor albipictus isolate Rhodes 1998 colony chromosome 9, USDA_Dalb.pri_finalv2, whole genome shotgun sequence genomic DNA carries:
- the ClpP gene encoding ATP-dependent Clp protease proteolytic subunit, mitochondrial, translating into MSLLRKAIKLCPSLAARTQACRSLHTSRSLRYPLIPIVIEQTGRGERAYDIYSRLLKERIVCVMGPITDEMSSLVVAQLLFLQSESNKKPVHMYINSPGGSVTAGLGIYDTMQYIMPPIATWCIGQACSAASLLLCAGTPGMRQSLPNSRIMVHQPSGHAAGQATDIQIHAEEILKLKRTINIIYAKHTKQPLETIESAMERDRFMSAMQAKEFGIIDSVLEHPPTIDAPTETS; encoded by the exons ATGAGTCTCCTAAGAAAG GCGATCAAACTCTGTCCGAGCCTCGCAGCGCGGACTCAAGCGTGCCGGTCTCTCCACACAAGTCGGTCCCTGCGCTACCCGCTCATACCGATCGTGATCGAGCAGACTGGCCGCGGAGAGCGGGCCTACGACATCTACAGCAGGCTGCTCAAGGAACGGATCGTGTGTGTCATGGGCCCG ATCACGGATGAGATGTCAAGCCTGGTTGTGGCACAACTGCTGTTCCTACAGTCGGAGAGCAACAAGAAGCCTGTGCACATGTACATCAATAGCCCAG GTGGGTCGGTAACGGCGGGTCTAGGCATCTACGACACAATGCAGTACATCATGCCACCCATCGCAACCTGGTGCATTGGCCAGGCCTGCAGTGCAGCCAgcctgctgctgtgtgctggcacACCAGGAATGCGCCAGTCCCTGCCAAACTCGCGCATCATGGTCCACCAGCCGTCTGGGCACGCTGCC GGTCAGGCAACGGACATCCAGATTCATGCTGAGGAGATCCTGAAGTTGAAGAGGACCATCAACATAATCTACGCAAAGCACACCAAGCAGCCCCTGGAGACCATAG AAAGCGCCATGGAGAGAGACCGGTTCATGAGTGCCATGCAGGCCAAGGAGTTTGGCATCATCGACTCCGTCCTCGAACACCCACCAACGATCGATGCGCCAACCGAGACAAGCTAG